One segment of Calliopsis andreniformis isolate RMS-2024a chromosome 1, iyCalAndr_principal, whole genome shotgun sequence DNA contains the following:
- the LOC143180244 gene encoding putative helicase with zinc finger domain: MASHGSVRDDREVMLLFPSGIAEKVHRDWIESASPEGVITCKGTEDVSIFPDKCLCCRTTNSNVTFCWTFQILARGKKLQRVALTLDRNRKNFVLKSVSTNYSEIGIANGQEWYNTNGTTSKSNQVYFVKIAFAANQYGTYRQNVIFYFGEYPVILQRLCMDCLPMEDLSRINEATIYQFSQNPKTWVNEAKEICRFQSPFVQPKDLKEEKLSMIYPYPDKNNFFLTQETLTDDCLTPENYRGRLHELITVEELARHEQITRYNEITYMRLISHYILTSMGDASTIAKYAPPGELFAQLPLDRSISEDTKSGRLFLRSCNSVLFKCMSSDSKSSTIFEAHIEDKCTQTVYIRLSKDCVNALNLMADTDLQIQVQFVLNRLPFCEWHKAIDSLPDVGLVFVDKVHMQMKEASILDVLEIDMMTFKRTWDWLILNPLLNTEQKRAVAIMTASTKISLPPILLLGPFGTGKTFTMAQALRILLTQSSENKILLCTHSNSAADLYVKDFFDVWYKTDGCPRLKPVRIFYKGRAKNTVHPVVQQYSLMSDNGRFRDPTNEDLQDCGLIVTTLATAGSLTCLNLSFTHIVIDEAAQALECEVLIPLSLATRQTRLILAGDQMQLAPEIYSDLASERGLGISLLERIYEVYPQLHPCRIHLCQNYRAHEDIIKFTSEMFYDGCVMPGSNLLMKHPVLSPLTFYAVQGEETQDIHSVGYTHATEAFEIVNRVVELKNSWPVDRWGTYGEGSIGVLAYYAEQVQRIRAELRKRKLPDVSVERVLNVQGKQFTAVFISTVRTRNCCRYSAETNVKDYGFLTNPRLLNTAITRAKCLVAVVGDPIALLTIGSCRKLWRRYLELADLHGIDWETLKYHLSLVPELPLATPLNPLAKEFVPRNQQQPYLIEYVSVPMMYPVIHCPNGWTQS, encoded by the exons ATGGCTAGTCATGGTTCGGTTAGAGACGATAGAGAGGTTATGCTTTTGTTTCCATCTGGCATCGCGGAGAAAGTACACCGCGACTGGATCGAGTCGGCTAGCCCCGAAGGAGTTATTACTTGTAAAGGAACGGAGGATGTGTCAATTTTTCCCGACAAATGTCTGTGTTGTCGAACGACCAACAGTAATGTCACATTTTGTTGGACCTTTCAGATCTTGGCGCGTG GTAAAAAATTACAAAGAGTAGCATTGACTTTGGATCGCAATCGCAAGAATTTTGTTTTGAAATCAGTGTCCACAAATTACAGTGAAATTGGGATCGCAAATGGTCAGGAATGGTATAACACAAATGGCACAACGAGTAAAAGTAACCAAGTATATTTTGTTAAGATCGCCTTTGCTGCTAATCAGTATGGCACGTATAGACAGaatgtcattttttattttggagAATATCCTGTGATACTCCAAAGACTTTGTATGGATTGTTTACCAATGGAAGATTTATCCAGAATCAATGAGGCCACAATATATCAATTTTCTCAGAACCCAAAGACATGGGTCAATGAAGCAAAAGAAATTTGTAGATTTCAATCGCCATTTGTACAGCCAAAAGATTTAAAGGAAGAGAAATTGTCTATGATATATCCATACCCTGACAAAAACAACTTTTTCTTAACTCAGGAGACTCTTACCGATGACTGTTTAACACCAGAGAATTATAGAGGCCGCCTTCATGAATTAATTACTGTGGAAGAGTTAGCTAGGCACGAACAAATTACCAGATACAATGAAATTACATACATGCGTCTTATTTCTCATTACATTTTGACTTCTATGGGTGATGCATCTACTATTGCCAAATATGCACCACCTGGTGAGCTCTTTGCTCAG TTGCCACTAGACCGCAGTATCTCAGAAGATACAAAAAGCGGTAGGCTGTTCCTGAGAAGTTGCAATAGTGTACTTTTCAAGTGCATGTCCTCTGATTCAAAgtcatccacaatattcgaagcTCACATAGAGGACAAATGTACACAAACAGTATACATCAGACTGTCGAAAGACTGTGTAAATGCACTAAACTTGATGGCCGACACAGATCTGCAAATACAAGTACAATTCGTGTTAAACCGTTTGCCTTTTTGCGAATGGCACAAAGCTATAGACAGTCTTCCAGACGTAGGACTAGTTTTTGTAGACAAGGTTCACATGCAAATGAAGGAAGCAAGTATTCTAGATGTATTGGAAATAGACATGATGACTTTCAAGCGAACTTGGGACTGGCTCATATTGAATCCTCTACTGAACACGGAACAGAaaagggctgtagctattatgacAGCCTCAACAAAGATTTCTTTGCCACCGATTCTTTTACTTGGTCCATTTGGAACAGGCAAAACATTTACCATGGCCCAAGCTCTTCGTATCCTCCTTACCCAGAGCAGTGAAAATAAAATCCTTCTATGCACTCATAGCAACAGTGCAGCTGATCTATATGTCAAAGACTTTTTCGACGTTTGGTACAAAACAGATGGTTGTCCACGATTGAAGCCAGTCAGGATCTTTTACAAAGGTCGAGCCAAGAACACG GTGCACCCAGTGGTCCAGCAGTACAGTCTCATGAGCGATAACGGAAGGTTCCGAGACCCAACCAACGAAGACCTCCAAGACTGCGGTTTAATCGTGACCACCTTAGCCACAGCTGGTTCACTGACATGCCTGAACCTATCGTTCACTCACATAGTGATAGACGAAGCTGCCCAGGCGCTAGAGTGCGAAGTTCTGATACCACTGTCACTGGCTACGCGACAGACTCGTTTAATTCTGGCTGGCGATCAAATGCAACTCGCCCCAGAAATTTATAGCGACTTGGCCAGCGAGCGGGGTCTAGGCATAAGCCTACTGGAGAGGATCTACGAGGTGTATCCGCAATTGCATCCTTGCAGGATCCATCTCTGCCAGAATTATCGTGCCCACGAGGACATAATTAAATTCACGTCCGAAATGTTTTACGATGGGTGCGTGATGCCTGGGAGTAATTTACTGATGAAGCATCCTGTCCTGAGCCCTTTGACCTTCTACGCTGTTCAGGGCGAGGAAACACAG GACATTCACTCGGTTGGCTACACTCATGCTACAGAGGCGTTCGAGATAGTGAATCGCGTGGTGGAGCTTAAAAACAGCTGGCCCGTGGACCGATGGGGGACGTACGGCGAGGGATCGATAGGCGTGCTCGCTTATTACGCGGAACAGGTGCAGAGGATACGCGCGGAATTGCGGAAGCGCAAGCTTCCCGACGTGTCTGTCGAGAGGGTATTGAATGTCCAGGGGAAACAGTTCACCGCGGTTTTCATCAGCACTGTTCGGACCAGGAACTGCTGCAGATACTCTGCGGAGACGAATGTGAAAGACTACGGGTTCCTGACGAATCCGAGGCTCCTGAACACCGCCATCACGCGGGCGAAGTGTCTCGTTGCGGTGGTCGGCGATCCAATCGCGCTTCTGACGATAGGATCCTGTCGGAAGCTCTGGCGAAGGTACCTGGAGCTCGCTGATCTCCATGGCATAGACTGGGAGACCCTCAAGTACCATTTGAGTTTAGTGCCAGAGCTTCCATTGGCTACTCCACTCAACCCACTGGCGAAGGAGTTTGTCCCGAGGAACCAGCAACAGCCCTACCTGATCGAGTACGTGTCTGTGCCGATGATGTACCCGGTTATCCATTGTCCTAATGGCTGGACGCAGTCGTAG